ACTGTATTGGTTTGTCTCATTGGTGACAATGGGATTTTTGATCCCCttatatacaaaaagaaaaaaaggtagaATCATCTGCAGACCAAAATTGGGTGGTGATGTTCTTCTATGCACATGCCATTTGTGCCGTGAATGCTTGGAAGACATCTTCATTGCAGGGAATTGTGAGGCCATTGTGATGCTCAAAACCAAACTCTTCTTCTGCTTTTCTTAGCAATGCTTGGAAGGTGGGATTCTTCAAGTAGGATGTTGGAATCACAAACCGCTTTCGGCTGTCGCCCACATACACAGCAAAATGCCCCTTGGGGACGCCAGCTGCCTGCTTCTTGGTAAGAATTGAAAGAGGCAGGCGAATGCTCATCATCTTGTCGTGCTTAGCTTGGAGTAGTGATCCTTAGCCTTGCCTTGTCAAGgatgaggagaagaaaagaaacaggaaTACGCAGCTTGAGTATGAAGAATATCGAGACTTGGATTTGATGAGTAAAGCCTGAAGATTCTTCTCTgtatatatagagaaaagtGAATGCAGTAATCCTACTGACATGTCATTGCTCAATCACATGGTTATCTGTTGTACACTTATCATGTGCGGACCCATGGGTCCATGTCCCTGTCGCCTGTTACTGGCCCATACCCCCACAGTTAGTTGCACAGTCCTAGTTGCAGTGACTGCTCAAGAACCACATATATGGCATATTGGATGCCACAAAGTAGCTTCTGCCTACTTGACATTgcattgtccaaaaaatctCAAAGGAAATGATACCACATGTACTGTGGTACGTCCTCTTTTAGGGGAGAGGAATTTGTAGCTTCTTGGTGTCCTGGCATTTTGTTCCTAGTAGTCCAAAGCAAGGCATGTGCTTGGCCATTTCCTGCACAACCTGTAAACTTGTGAAGTTGCTCTGCATATCACTACATCAGTAGGGCCGCTCCTCAATAAAGAGAATGGTCCCACTATTCTAAATCTATGGgttaaattttgaatattttatggaCCAATTCTAAATATCTTTATGGACTAAATATAGAAAATCTTTACCTTTATGAATTTTGCCATAGCAAACGATTTAATCAGATAATCATCCTACCATGAACTAGAGCAGGTCCCAAGTTAGGACAATTGTTGTCTAGTTCCATAAGCACCCGTATTCATGGGGAGTGGGTTGTCAACTGATATTGGGATCAAATGGAAGAGGCAATTCCCACATCAATAGTGAGACAACTGTGTATTGTTATAAATGTTACCACAAAACATAGGCTGTAATTTTCTTAAAGGCACCATTGTGTATTATGCGAAGATgaatttcacatttttcaccAGAACACTGTTTCTAGGTTTGTTCGGTTCAGCCTAAGACCGACTGAATCATGATCCGTTAAAGAATTTAGTGATCtaaatcaatgtaaattattgCTTGAATGAAGTAAGAGATTGTCTGACCCAACTTGAGCCCAATTTTCTTTTTCGTCATACTGTTTGCTTGAATGCTGCCCAATCGGCTAGAAAACGTCGTTGTTCACCGTCGTTGTTTCTGATTTTATGACTGGAAGAAACTTTCGTTTGGTGAAAGATTCTCAAGTAACCATAGAGTACGGCACTACCGACAAAGATTGATACTTTGGATTGCTCTGAAAAAGATTTAACCTCCGACACCAGTGAAGGTATTGTTGAAGACACTCCCTGAATTTCTTAGTGGAAAAATATGTTGTATTTCCATTGCGTCATCTATTATAAGATTTGCTAGGATCGTGTCTGTCTGCTTGCTTGATGTATGGATGAAGTGGAGGATTTGgatatgtgagagagagagagagagagagagagagagagagagataagagagTTTTGGAAGTAATTGTATTGATTTGTGTGATTGGTAACACTGGGATTTAATCCccttatatacaaaaaatatgttCGTCTACAGACCAAAATTGGTTGGCCATTAGTTTCATCTATGCACTCATTTGTGTCGTGAATGCCTGGAAAACATCTTCGTTGCATGGAATTGTGAGGCCATTGTAATGCTGAAAACCAAACTCTTCTTCTGCTTTTTTCAGCAACGATTGGAAGGTAGGATTCTTCAAGTAGGATGTTGGAATCACAAACCTCTTTCGGCTCTCACCTACGTAGACCGCAAAGTGTCCCTTGGGGTCAGCAGTCGCCTGTTTCTTTGCAAGAACCGACAGAGGGAGGCGAATGCTCATCATCTTCTTGTGCTTATCTTGGAGCAGTGAACTTGTGAAGGATGAAGTAGATGGAAAGGAATAAAAATATGCAGCTTGAGTGTGAGGAATATCGAGACTAGCTGATTCGATGAACCAAGTTTGAAGAGACTCTTGCGTATATATAGAGAAAGATGAGTATAATAGCCCTACAGACATATTATTGCTAGATAACATGGTTATCAGTGGTACATTCATCATGACTTGACTCATATGGTCATGTCCCCTTTGATAGTATTCATTTGTCCACAGCCCCACATTTCGTTGAGCAGTGCATACAACAACCACATCAATGTCACATGGATGTCTAGAAGAAGCTTCTACCTACTTGACATGcttttatgttttgaaaattcCTGTTCTATGGCTTCCATGTCCCCATTCACCATGTCGCATGGCAATTTCTAAGTTTTCTCTTTTAGTTTCGATCCGGTAAGACAGTTGATCGTAGAATTCAGCATAAAATCTTAAAGCCACCCAATTGAATATTTTGTGGTTGTTCTTGCTAATTTctaaaacatgaagaaaaattaCATCTATGGCTGTGAAGGaatattaaaatgaaatgaTGTCATATGTACTGTGGTGCTCCTTTTGTAGGGAAGAGGAATTCGTAGTCCGAACACTTTGTCCTAGTAGTCCAAAACAAGGCATGTGCTTGGCTATCTCCTGCACAGCTTGTGAAGTTGCTTACTTCCACTAGAGTGGTAGGTTCTTCAACATTAAAGAGAATGGTCCCACTGTTTATGATGTCAGTCATCGATTCTAAAACAATGGGACAAATTTTAAATATCTTTGTGAACTAAATGCATAAAATCTTCACCTTTGTAACTTGATCACACCAAGGGATACAATCAGATGAACGTCCACCACGATCTAGAAAAGGGCCTCCAATTAGGACAATCGCTGGATAGTTTCATAAGCATCCACATGCTCTTATCAAGAACATGTCATCGGCAGTGGTTAGACTACTGGTATTGGGATCAAATCGGAGAGTCAATGCCCCACACGAACGGTTACGCAGATGTTTAGTATTATAAAAGTTACCACCAAATCTAGGCTGTAATATTCTTCGGGGTACGGCTATGTGTTATGTGCAAATGAAGTCCACATTTCTCACCAAGATACTGTTTTCTGGGTTCGTTAAGGTCCTAGTAATCCAAATCAACATAAATCAATGCTTGAATCTAGCGAAAGGTAGTCTAACCCAAGTTTAGCCCGATTTTTCTTTCTGGAATACAGTTTCCTTGACTGCTGCCCATTCGGCTAGGAAACGTCATTGCTCTCCGTTACTGTTTATGATTTTTATGACCGGAAGAAGCTTTGTGCAGGTGAAAGATTTCTTAAGTACTCCGGTACAGCACGACGCTACCCCAACACAGTCGATACTCTGGATTGCTCTTCAATAGGTTCCACCTTCGACATTGGCACCGAAGAGATTGttcaatatatttcaaattGGATTTCTCAGGACTTCTTCCCGAGACAGATATGTTGTACTCCTATTTCGCCATCTAGTCTAAGATCTGCCAGGTTTGTGATTGTCAGCTTGCTTGATGTATAGGTGAAGTGGAGGATTTCgatgagcgagagagagagagagagagagagagagagagagagagagagagccagacTTTCAGAAGTAACTGTATTGATTTGTGCGATTTGTAACAGTGGGATTTTGGTCCccttatatacaaaaaaaaagaaggtagaATCGTCTGTAGACCAAAATTGGGTGGTGATTGTTCATCTATGCACATGCCATTTGTGCCGTCAATGCTTGAAAGACATCTTCATTGCATGGAATTGTGAGGCCATTGTAATGCTTGAAACCGAactcttcttctgtttttcttaGCAACGCTTGGAAGGTAGGATTCTTCAAGTAGGATGTTGGAATCACAAACCGCCTTCGGCTTTCACCAACGTAGACGGCAAAGTGTCCTTTGGGGACACCAGCTGCGTGCTTCTTGGCCAGAATTGCCAGAGGGAGGCGAATTCTCATCATTTTGTTGTGCTTAGCTTGGAGCGGTGAACACTTATCTTTGCCTTTGCGATGAAGCTGATGGAAAGGAATAAAAATATGCAGCTTGAGTATGAGTAATATTGAGACTAGGCGATTCGATGAGCAAAGTCTGAAGACTCTGTTGTTTATATATAGAGAAAGATGAACACATTAATCCTACAGGCACATCGTTGCTAAATCACATGGTCAACTGTTGTACATTCATGACTCGGTCTTCTGCTGTACACTCATGACGGTCATCTGCTGTAcattcatgacttacccataTGTTCCTGTCCCCTTTGAATGGTGATCATATGCCCACACCCCCATTATTTAGTTGCGCCGGTCCAAGTTGCAGTGCTATGCAACAACCACATTTAGAGCACGTTGGATGTCTAGAAGAAGCTTCCGCCTACTTGACATGCCTATAGGTTGCAAGCATTTCCTGTTACTTGGCTTCCATGTCACCATTCACCATATCCCACTGCAATTTGCAAATTCATTGTTGGTTTTGTCTTCTAGTTTTGTTCTCATATGGACAGTGGACTTCAAAAATTCGACATAAATTTCAAAGCCACACAAATATTTTTGTGGTAGCCAATAGTTTGTTCAGTCTAAAGCTTGTAGGACCcaaaaaatatctcaaaattcCTAGTTCTCACTTATGGTTAAGgattttgaaaaacttatagATGTTGCTGTAAAGGATTtctaaattgaaaataataCAATATGTACAGCTTTTCAGCTCtttgaggagaggaagaaatttATAGCTTTGCCCCTTGTACTCCGAAACAAGGCATGTTCTTGGGCCTTTCCTGCTAAACCTGCAAACTTGTGAAGTTGCTTTGTACCGCTATAGCTGGAGGGCCTTCTATTCAATAGAACAGCCGGGCCCATTGTCTtcattcatcaattctaagaCTATGGGCTAAATTATGAAAACCTATACGTTTATAGATTTACCCCATTAAAGGATTGAATCGGATGCGCATCTACCATACACTATAGAAGGACCTCTAATTAGGACAAGCACTGGACAGGTCCACATGCTCCTGTAAAGAACATGTCATAGGTGATTAAACCGAACGGCTAATACGTACCCCACATTGAACAGTTGTACAACAGTATATATCATGTATCTACCACAAACTCTAAGCTGTAATCTGTTTGAAGTTACCACTGTATATTCTGTGGAGATGAAATTCAGAATATTCACTTGGCTACTGTTTCTGGGTTTGATCAGTTCAACCTGAAGCCAGCCTGAAACCTAATCAGCTAAAGAATTTACTGATCTAAATTGGGGCAAAACTTGGGTTGAATCAAATAAAAGATTGTTGTAAGTTGTTAAGAAGCGATGCTTTTCAATTCTTGGTCTGATTTGTCACTTGATTTCTTtgcatgaagaacatgattTCACCCTGGATGAGAGAAGCTACAACAGAAAATCGTGCTGCCTAACAATAGGAGGCCAGAGCATAGATGTCTCCCTAGgaagtgaaaaaaaggaaaaaagattaAGATGGACACGCTGCAAATAAACTTTTGGAATGTGATTGATTTTATTTATGAGTTCGCAACAACTGGATTTTGGTCCTTTATATACAAAAGAATATGTTCAGCCTTCGATTGgcaaaattgaatggtgatttgaTTCCTCTACGTGCGTTCTGGTTGCGCTGTAAGTGCTTGGAAGGCATCTTCATCGGATGGAACTGTAAGGCCATTGAGATGCTCGAACCCAAACTCTCTGAAAGGCAGGATTCTTCAAGAGCGAAGTTGGGACTACAAACCGTTTTCGCTTCTCGCCAACATAAACAGCAAAGCGACCATTGGGGGCACCGATAATTTGCTTCTTAGAAACATGAAACTGAGGCAAGCGAATACTCATCAATTTGTACAACGTAGCCTTCGGTAGTGGCGAAAAACTTCGTTTGTGAAGGAAAAAGATGATGACAATGAATAAAAAGAAGCAGCAGATGCAGAGAATTTCACAGAATTGTGTTGATGCGCAAGGTTGAAGATACTGCTGGATTTACATAGATGAAGACAAGATTAAACCACGAGTCATCTTATTGCAAAGATAAATGATTGCCTGTTATCTGTACCCTCAACATGGAAATCATGACAATCTATGTCCCTTCCAATTTGATCTACAGCCCTACCAGGAGTTACTTAGGCGACCAAGGTTAGCTAGATTTTGGTACATTGCATCAAGAAGGGTAAATACCATGGTATGTTTAAGATCGTCTGTCCTCCACACGGGATGTTCTTGTGAAACACTGGGCATCGTCGATAATCATTCACCCCTTCTCTTTTGAATGACATGAACCCAATAATTTAGTATGTAGGCCACAGTGTTCACAACTTGAATGCTGTATTGTGTGCTTCTCTTATCCTCTTTTTGCTCATTTAGTTGCCTGGACACTGCTTGGATGGATATTTagtataataaatatataaaatgtaaaaCCTATTCGACATGAACATGTGATATCGACACTAAATGTTAAATCCTTGTCCCGCTTTGAAATCATAGACGGAACTTGATTTTAATTATGGGTGGATCTGCGTGTAGTTGGGCTGCCCAAATTGTTATTCTCTTGTACTAATGACTTCATTATATCAAGCTTGACCAACTTGGAAAATGTTTgtatgaaattttcaagaaaatggcaGGATTACATCTAAAAATGCAGATGAGTTGAACAAAAAGTTTGACTCATCACGTTGATTGGTCCCTGATCATCATATTCTCCATCTCATTCCTTCACCATCCTTCAAAGCATGGCCCTACAATAATCGAAGTTGGTTTTTCTACAAAAGTTGTTTGATGTACACTCAGTAACATTCAAATCAGGTTTGGCAGCAGATCTAGAAAgcatttgattaaaaaaaacagtGTGCTGTTGAGACATATGTTCTTCGAATATATGTTTCAAGAACTTCAAgttcttgtttcaaaaaatatgatGCGATCATGATGTGTTACATCCTAGCGTTTTATTATTAAATCTAAAAACAGCATTGAAAATCACATAACGTtttctttgacaaaaaaaaatactattatTGAAACATATATTTTGGGGATATGTGTTCCACGAAcgaaatattttttcaaaagggaaCACATCTGAGATAAGAGTTTTGATAAGGTACATAAAATACTATAGATTTCTCTCAAGCTTGCTTGTGTCTGATTGCATGGTTCATTGATATAGCGGAAAATctggatgagagagagagagagagagagagagagagagagagcgctttgtgaaaagaaattgtattcaTTTTTGTGATTGGTAATGATGGGATTTTGATCCCTTTATATACAGAACAATATATTCAGCTCTAAACCAAAAATGGGTGATGATTTGCT
This window of the Nymphaea colorata isolate Beijing-Zhang1983 chromosome 2, ASM883128v2, whole genome shotgun sequence genome carries:
- the LOC116247681 gene encoding auxin-induced protein 15A-like, yielding MMRIRLPLAILAKKHAAGVPKGHFAVYVGESRRRFVIPTSYLKNPTFQALLRKTEEEFGFKHYNGLTIPCNEDVFQALTAQMACA